A window of the Chloroflexus sp. Y-396-1 genome harbors these coding sequences:
- a CDS encoding ABC transporter permease → MIKTASASTTLARARGAFAEGRLTWSGLALTVFSILIYLFLYAPIVILVIFSFTRDEFGVRWTGFTLDWYIRLFNNPRMMGAAWNTLVVASVSTVVSTIIGTLLAMAMERYRFRGRGAMEGLIYLPIVVPEIVMAVALLAFSAIAFDLIKLVTGETLRRNLTTVTIGHIAFSISFVVVVVRTSLKNFDRRLEEAAADLGADSWNIFWRITFPLILPGIIGGALLAFTLSLDDFIISLFLSGPGTSLLPVEVYNRVRRAVTPEINAISTLMLLLSMVLVALSQLLQRRR, encoded by the coding sequence ATGATTAAGACGGCATCTGCTTCAACAACGCTGGCCCGCGCACGAGGGGCGTTTGCTGAAGGTCGGTTGACCTGGAGTGGGTTGGCGCTAACGGTCTTCTCGATCCTGATCTATCTGTTTCTGTATGCGCCAATCGTCATTCTGGTGATTTTTTCGTTCACCCGCGACGAATTTGGTGTTCGTTGGACAGGCTTTACCTTGGATTGGTACATTCGCCTGTTTAACAACCCCCGTATGATGGGCGCCGCCTGGAATACACTGGTTGTTGCCAGTGTGTCAACAGTAGTCTCAACAATTATCGGAACCCTGCTAGCCATGGCGATGGAGCGGTACCGTTTTCGCGGGCGTGGTGCGATGGAAGGGTTGATCTATTTACCAATCGTAGTCCCCGAGATCGTCATGGCTGTTGCGCTGCTGGCATTCTCGGCGATTGCGTTCGATTTGATCAAGCTGGTCACCGGTGAAACACTGCGCCGTAATCTGACAACCGTCACTATCGGCCACATCGCATTTAGCATCTCTTTCGTCGTGGTGGTTGTTCGCACCAGTCTTAAGAACTTTGATCGGCGGTTGGAAGAAGCTGCTGCCGATCTCGGCGCTGATAGCTGGAATATCTTCTGGCGAATTACGTTTCCATTGATTTTACCGGGTATCATTGGTGGCGCCTTGTTAGCCTTTACACTTTCTCTGGATGATTTCATTATTTCGTTGTTCCTCTCTGGGCCAGGTACATCACTGTTACCGGTAGAAGTGTACAATCGGGTGCGACGTGCGGTAACGCCGGAAATTAACGCGATCTCAACCCTGATGCTGCTCTTGTCGATGGTGCTGGTTGCACTGTCACAACTATTGCAGCGACGTCGATAG
- a CDS encoding ABC transporter permease has product MAALQQQQQRRDRIRLMLLLTPGLLWLVLFFALPLVIIVVYSFMTNDALGRVVYQPTLDNYITIFTQSLYVNAYWRSIWTSVLTTVICLLLGYPLALFIARSPQRWRMPLLMLILIPFWTNFLVRIYAWQIILANNGLINGLLEIIGVGRLSLINNEGATLIGLIYGELPFMVLPLYAAIDRFDFTLMEAAADLGASRVQAFLRIMLPMTMPGIVAGSVLVFIPTLGQFVVSELLGGAKVDYLGNLIQRLFLRANPINWPLGSAMAVLMMIVLLVLIMLYFRATTEEER; this is encoded by the coding sequence ATGGCAGCGCTTCAACAGCAGCAACAACGTCGTGACCGAATTCGACTAATGTTGTTGCTGACTCCTGGCTTGCTCTGGCTGGTGCTCTTTTTCGCGTTACCCTTGGTGATCATTGTTGTCTACAGCTTCATGACCAACGATGCGTTAGGTCGTGTAGTCTATCAGCCAACGCTTGATAACTATATTACGATCTTTACGCAGAGTCTGTACGTCAATGCCTACTGGCGGTCGATCTGGACGAGTGTCTTGACTACAGTGATCTGCTTGTTACTCGGCTATCCGCTCGCCCTCTTCATCGCTCGTAGTCCGCAGCGATGGCGCATGCCACTGCTGATGCTCATACTGATTCCATTCTGGACAAATTTTCTGGTGCGGATTTATGCGTGGCAGATCATTCTGGCGAATAATGGTCTGATCAATGGCCTCTTAGAAATCATCGGCGTTGGTCGTTTGTCGCTGATCAATAACGAGGGGGCAACACTGATTGGGCTGATCTACGGAGAGTTGCCGTTTATGGTCTTGCCGCTTTATGCGGCTATTGACCGTTTTGATTTTACCCTGATGGAGGCAGCAGCCGATCTGGGCGCCAGTAGGGTGCAGGCTTTTCTGCGGATTATGCTCCCGATGACTATGCCGGGAATTGTCGCCGGCTCAGTGTTGGTTTTTATTCCCACACTTGGCCAATTTGTTGTTTCTGAACTGTTAGGCGGGGCAAAGGTTGACTATCTTGGGAATCTGATTCAGCGCCTCTTCCTGCGTGCCAATCCAATCAACTGGCCACTTGGATCGGCAATGGCCGTCTTGATGATGATCGTCTTGCTGGTGTTGATAATGTTGTACTTCCGTGCCACTACGGAGGAAGAACGATGA
- a CDS encoding ABC transporter ATP-binding protein: MNDSIAIELRDVVKRFGDVVAVDHVNLQIRDGEFFSLLGPSGCGKTSTLRMIAGFELPTAGSIIIHGREMGITPPHLRPVNTVFQSYALFPHMTVAQNIAFGLEMKKTPKAEIARRVKEALDLVRLSGLEERRPRQLSGGQQQRVALARALVNHPEVLLLDEPLGALDQKLRKEMQLELKSLQARVGITFVFVTHDQEEALTMSDRIAVMNKGKVLQVGTPTEIYERPNCRFVADFIGETNFIDGVVIGRDGNYTVLETPDGLRFRGLAHRPLSDGTMVTYSIRPEKVRLLAANSDLPPDGLAGTVVSVNYIGSDTRITVRINDRRTIDIWEQNTRSTLDRDEYWQPGEAAVVVCPPDNALVLSE; the protein is encoded by the coding sequence GTGAACGATTCCATCGCGATTGAACTCCGTGATGTTGTCAAACGGTTTGGCGACGTGGTTGCAGTCGATCACGTAAATTTGCAAATTCGTGACGGCGAGTTTTTTTCGTTGTTAGGACCGAGCGGTTGTGGCAAGACGTCAACGTTGCGCATGATCGCCGGGTTTGAATTGCCGACCGCAGGAAGTATCATTATTCATGGGCGAGAGATGGGGATCACGCCACCACATTTGCGGCCAGTTAACACCGTCTTTCAGTCGTATGCCCTCTTTCCCCACATGACAGTAGCACAAAATATTGCCTTTGGTCTGGAGATGAAGAAAACACCAAAGGCTGAAATTGCCCGACGAGTGAAAGAGGCTCTTGACCTGGTACGGTTAAGCGGGCTGGAAGAACGCCGCCCGCGTCAGCTCTCCGGCGGTCAACAACAGCGGGTTGCGCTGGCCCGTGCCCTTGTGAACCATCCCGAAGTCTTGTTGCTCGATGAGCCACTAGGTGCGCTCGACCAAAAATTGCGCAAAGAGATGCAGCTCGAACTGAAGAGCCTTCAGGCGCGGGTTGGCATTACCTTTGTGTTCGTGACCCACGATCAGGAAGAAGCATTGACAATGTCGGATCGGATTGCGGTCATGAATAAGGGGAAAGTCTTACAAGTTGGAACACCAACCGAAATCTACGAGCGCCCCAACTGTCGTTTCGTTGCTGATTTTATTGGTGAGACCAATTTCATCGATGGGGTAGTCATCGGGCGTGATGGGAACTATACCGTCCTGGAAACGCCAGATGGGTTGCGTTTTCGTGGGTTAGCTCACCGTCCACTGAGTGATGGCACAATGGTAACCTATTCGATCCGCCCAGAGAAGGTGCGCTTGTTAGCAGCTAATAGTGATCTGCCGCCTGATGGACTGGCCGGTACAGTGGTAAGTGTTAACTATATCGGGAGCGATACCCGTATTACCGTTCGGATTAATGACCGTCGGACCATTGATATTTGGGAGCAGAATACACGTTCGACCCTTGACCGTGACGAGTACTGGCAACCAGGCGAAGCAGCCGTTGTTGTCTGTCCGCCTGACAATGCCTTAGTGCTGAGTGAATAA
- the rlmD gene encoding 23S rRNA (uracil(1939)-C(5))-methyltransferase RlmD: protein MTETIELEIEGIAQGGDGVGRLEELVVFVSGALPGERVRANVYERHTRFLRATLSEILRAAPERVAPRVSPGDHVPWQHIDYPAQVRLKGAIVAEQIRKFLPNVAVPIQPVIAAPQPWGYRNSARLHVAGSALGYHATGTKTVIDLTDDPLLLPVLREALAGLRQLSFAGLINEVTLRASAAYGYAAARLSPTLPADYPALVRLATSWMASTPGLAGITLNDEPLLGTAHIYDELDDVVFRLSLNSFFQVNHAQAERMVAIVRTALAPHGGRLLDAYSGVGSFALPLARFYDEVIAVEVHEPAVHDGRQSARDNRIQNVHFIAGVAERIVASLSGPFQAVILDPPRRGCHPALISAIIAHAPARIIYISCHPGLIGRDLMPLLAAGYQITLVQPIDLFPQTPHIETIIALQR from the coding sequence ATGACCGAGACTATCGAACTTGAGATTGAGGGGATCGCCCAGGGCGGCGACGGTGTTGGACGGTTAGAGGAGTTAGTTGTCTTCGTAAGCGGAGCCCTGCCGGGAGAACGGGTGCGCGCCAATGTTTACGAACGTCATACCCGCTTCTTGCGCGCTACCCTCAGCGAAATCCTGCGTGCAGCACCCGAACGAGTAGCACCTCGGGTTAGCCCTGGCGATCATGTGCCATGGCAACATATTGACTATCCGGCCCAGGTACGTTTGAAGGGCGCAATTGTTGCCGAACAGATACGTAAGTTTCTACCGAATGTTGCAGTTCCGATCCAGCCGGTCATTGCTGCACCGCAACCATGGGGGTACCGCAACAGTGCTCGTCTCCACGTCGCCGGTTCTGCGCTTGGCTATCACGCTACGGGCACAAAGACGGTGATTGATCTGACAGACGATCCCTTGCTGCTGCCGGTACTAAGAGAAGCACTCGCGGGCCTGCGTCAGTTATCGTTTGCCGGTTTGATCAACGAAGTCACGCTGCGAGCCAGCGCCGCTTACGGCTATGCTGCGGCTCGCCTGTCGCCTACGTTGCCTGCCGACTACCCGGCGCTGGTGCGATTGGCTACAAGCTGGATGGCATCAACTCCTGGCCTGGCCGGTATCACTCTCAATGACGAGCCACTACTGGGAACGGCGCACATTTACGATGAACTAGATGATGTTGTCTTTCGGCTAAGCCTCAACAGCTTTTTTCAGGTCAATCACGCACAGGCTGAACGGATGGTAGCCATAGTACGAACAGCGCTGGCGCCTCACGGCGGTCGTTTACTCGATGCCTACAGCGGTGTTGGCAGTTTTGCTCTGCCTCTAGCCAGATTCTACGATGAAGTGATCGCGGTTGAAGTGCATGAACCGGCTGTGCATGATGGTCGCCAGAGTGCACGCGATAACCGGATTCAAAACGTTCACTTTATCGCCGGTGTTGCCGAGCGGATAGTTGCCAGCCTGTCCGGCCCGTTTCAAGCAGTCATTCTTGATCCGCCTCGTCGCGGGTGTCATCCGGCCCTTATTTCGGCGATCATTGCGCATGCTCCAGCACGAATCATTTACATTTCGTGCCATCCAGGCCTCATCGGGCGCGACTTGATGCCGTTACTTGCGGCTGGTTACCAGATAACACTCGTGCAACCTATTGATCTCTTTCCGCAGACACCGCATATCGAGACGATTATTGCGCTACAACGCTAG
- a CDS encoding Rab family GTPase, with amino-acid sequence MGRLTAKICLLGEFSVGKTSLVRRFVEGIFDERYLSTLGVKISRHTLRIDQTDIDLIIWDTAGGEKLDQIVQNYYRGAAGALLVCDVTRPETLPALHEYATAFHKASPDTPLVIAANKIDLSNQRRLSDEEIASVAATLNATWYTTSARTGEGVHEAFQHLGQRIRQQRGRV; translated from the coding sequence GTGGGTCGACTTACTGCCAAAATTTGCTTGCTCGGCGAATTCTCTGTCGGCAAGACCAGTCTCGTCCGCCGCTTTGTTGAAGGTATCTTCGATGAGCGGTATTTAAGTACGCTTGGCGTAAAGATCAGTCGCCACACGTTACGAATCGATCAGACCGACATCGATCTGATTATCTGGGATACAGCCGGAGGCGAGAAACTCGATCAGATCGTCCAGAATTATTATCGCGGTGCGGCAGGAGCACTCCTGGTCTGTGATGTCACGCGCCCTGAAACATTGCCTGCGTTACACGAGTACGCTACAGCCTTTCACAAGGCCAGCCCTGATACCCCGCTGGTCATCGCTGCCAATAAAATCGATCTGAGCAACCAACGACGGCTCAGTGATGAAGAGATTGCTAGTGTTGCCGCTACCCTGAATGCCACCTGGTACACGACCAGCGCCCGTACCGGTGAAGGAGTACATGAGGCGTTCCAGCACTTAGGACAGCGGATCAGACAGCAGAGGGGGCGTGTATGA
- a CDS encoding SH3 domain-containing protein → MTTEPPSSQAIEELRRVLLKPEALVDKISPVIADILAEQIHTSKDEIARALAPAIGEAIRQQVYQAREDIIDALYPVIGAMIARAATEAIRDLASQIDSRIRSGPLLMLDPGYWKARAQGISAGEYALRRQLPFSVQEVFLIQRDSGILICHLAAPGIPAADRDLVSGMLTAIRDFARDALGEGDELGAISYESRQIVIASGSAAYLAAVISGVEPAGFREQLRQTLVAIHEGRYERLRNFAGDDETLIREAEALIRQRISLSSGQDKRSRPTNTFLQRAILVILFLIALSPLFICGWWVMSVEARMAVLFAPTATPTATATATPTATPTATATATPTATPTATPTPTATPTRTPTPTSTPTPTATPIPYDGVMTGNVFLYSAPDERSERSFIVAPRNAPVIVLAQYGDWYQVRVDVRIDQQAVQLIGWVPSQWVGLVKPIPPAIVTPFPQP, encoded by the coding sequence ATGACCACTGAACCGCCGTCGAGTCAGGCGATTGAAGAGCTAAGACGTGTGCTTTTAAAACCAGAAGCGCTGGTCGATAAGATCAGTCCGGTCATTGCTGACATTCTGGCCGAGCAGATTCACACGTCTAAAGATGAGATCGCCCGTGCTCTTGCGCCAGCCATCGGTGAAGCGATTCGCCAGCAGGTGTACCAGGCGCGTGAAGATATAATCGACGCGCTTTATCCGGTGATCGGCGCTATGATCGCCCGCGCTGCGACCGAAGCGATCCGCGATTTGGCTTCACAGATTGACTCGCGCATTCGCAGTGGTCCCCTCCTGATGCTTGATCCAGGATATTGGAAAGCGCGAGCCCAGGGAATTTCTGCGGGTGAGTATGCGCTTCGCCGTCAACTGCCTTTCTCGGTGCAAGAGGTCTTCCTGATTCAACGCGACTCTGGTATTCTGATCTGCCATCTTGCTGCACCTGGCATCCCCGCCGCTGACCGCGATCTGGTTAGTGGGATGCTGACCGCGATTCGGGATTTTGCCCGTGATGCTCTTGGCGAAGGTGATGAACTGGGAGCGATCAGTTATGAGTCACGCCAGATCGTGATTGCTAGCGGCAGTGCAGCGTACCTCGCCGCCGTTATTAGTGGCGTTGAGCCAGCCGGGTTTCGCGAACAGTTACGGCAAACGCTGGTGGCGATTCATGAAGGGCGCTACGAACGGCTGCGCAACTTTGCAGGTGACGACGAAACATTGATTCGCGAAGCTGAAGCGCTGATACGGCAACGAATTTCGTTATCTTCTGGACAAGACAAACGTTCTCGACCGACTAACACCTTTCTGCAACGCGCAATTCTAGTGATCCTGTTCCTGATTGCCCTGTCGCCACTTTTTATATGCGGCTGGTGGGTTATGAGTGTCGAAGCGCGCATGGCAGTACTGTTTGCGCCGACCGCGACGCCAACCGCTACGGCCACGGCCACCCCGACCGCGACGCCAACCGCTACGGCCACGGCCACCCCGACCGCGACACCAACCGCTACCCCAACTCCAACGGCAACACCTACCCGAACACCAACCCCAACAAGTACACCGACACCAACGGCAACGCCAATACCATACGACGGCGTGATGACGGGAAATGTGTTTCTATACAGTGCGCCTGATGAAAGGAGTGAGCGGAGCTTCATCGTTGCGCCGCGTAATGCACCCGTTATCGTGCTCGCTCAATACGGAGACTGGTATCAAGTGCGCGTTGATGTGCGAATCGATCAACAGGCGGTACAACTTATCGGCTGGGTACCATCGCAGTGGGTGGGTTTGGTAAAGCCAATCCCGCCAGCCATTGTCACGCCATTCCCCCAACCCTAA